TGAGGACCCCGAGGAGGTCGAGCAGTACTTCAAGCTCGGCTACCGGGGCGCCCGGTTCTCCTTCGGTTACGGGGCCTGCCCGGATATCGAGGACCGGGCGAAGATCGTCGACCTGCTGGAGCCGGACCGGATCGGTGTGGAGCTGTCCGAGGAGTTCCAGCTGCATCCCGAGCAGTCCACCGACGCCCTCGTGCTGCACCACCCGGAAGCGAAGTACTTCAACACCTGAGAAAGACAAGAAAGGGAGTCATGAGCGAGAAGTTCCAGAAGGTGGGCGGCCTCGAGTTCGCCGTCGCCGACCTGTCGCTGGCCGAGGCCGGCCGGCACCAGATCCGGCTCGCCGAGCACGAGATGCCCGGCCTGATGGCCACTCGCAAGGAGTACGCGGATTCCAAGCCGCTCAAGGGCGCGCGGATCGCCGGTTCGCTGCACATGACGGTGCAGACGGCGGTGCTGATCGAGACGCTGGTCGAGCTCGGTGCCGAGGTGCGCTGGGTTTCCTGCAACATCTTCTCCACCCAGGACGAGGCCGCGGCCGCCGTCGTGGTCGGCCCGAACGGCACCCCGGCCAAGCCGGAGGGCGTCTCGGTGTTCGCCTGGAAGGGCGAGACGCTCGAGGAGTACTGGTGGTGCACCAACCAGCTGTTCCAGTTCGGTGACAAGGGCCCGAACATGCTGCTGGACGACGGCGGCGACGCCACCCTGCTGGTGCACAAGGGCGTGGAGTTCGAGGCCGCGGGCGCGGTTCCGGAGACCGACGCGAACGACCCGGACGAGTACAAGGTCGTCCTGGCCACGCTGCGCAAGAGCCTCGCCGAGGACACCAAGCGGTTCACCAGGATCGCCGAGGGCATCAAGGGTGTCACCGAGGAGACCACCACCGGCGTGCACCGGCTGTACGAGTTCGCCAAGTCGGGCGAGCTGCTGTTCCCGGCGATCAACGTGAACGACTCGGTCACCAAGTCGAAGTTCGACAACAAGTACGGCTGCCGGCACTCCCTTGTGGACGGCATCAACCGGGCGACCGACACGCTGATCGCGGGCAAGGTCGCCGTCATCGCCGGTTACGGCGACGTCGGCAAGGGCTCGGCCGAGTCGCTGCGCGGCCAGGGCGCGCGGGTGATCATCACCGAGATC
The sequence above is drawn from the Amycolatopsis aidingensis genome and encodes:
- the ahcY gene encoding adenosylhomocysteinase, whose product is MSEKFQKVGGLEFAVADLSLAEAGRHQIRLAEHEMPGLMATRKEYADSKPLKGARIAGSLHMTVQTAVLIETLVELGAEVRWVSCNIFSTQDEAAAAVVVGPNGTPAKPEGVSVFAWKGETLEEYWWCTNQLFQFGDKGPNMLLDDGGDATLLVHKGVEFEAAGAVPETDANDPDEYKVVLATLRKSLAEDTKRFTRIAEGIKGVTEETTTGVHRLYEFAKSGELLFPAINVNDSVTKSKFDNKYGCRHSLVDGINRATDTLIAGKVAVIAGYGDVGKGSAESLRGQGARVIITEIDPICALQAAMEGYEVTTMDEVVDKADIFVTTTGNFDIITAEHMSKMKHQAIVGNIGHFDNEIDMAGLEKIPGIKKVEIKPQVHEYVFPDGHSIIVLSEGRLLNLGNATGHPSFVMSNSFANQTIAQIELFTKTDEYDKQVYVLPKHLDEKVARLHLDALGVKLTKLTKEQAEYIGVDVEGPYKPDHYRY